CCCCAGCCGCCACCGGCCTGGCTTACTCAACGCCCCGGTGTGAGTCAGAAGGGCCCCTGGGCcgggaggaagggggtgggggctggagccCCGGGTGGGGGGCGAAGAGGAGCCCGAGTAGGGGTGTGGAGGGGATGAGGCCTTGCCAAGGGCTTCTccatgcctcggtttccccacctgtCAAGCAGGATCGTCTCTGGGTTGGGAGCGGAGGTGCCAAGAGGGCTCTAGACTCAGCGTGAAACTGAGCTTCGGGCCTGGGGACGGGCTCTCTCTCGGCCTCTCCTGTCCCTAGATCCTGGTTCCGGAGCCTCGGCCAACAGCCCTGGCGAGCTGTCCCTCTGGGGCCCAGAGATCCCCCGGGAGCAGGGCTGGCAGCAACCTCACGACCCCTCCTGGAGTGGGGAGGGAGCCCCCAAGATCACTGTCACCCCGATCTCCCCATAGGGGCGGGCCTGCCAGCTACACCACCTTCCTCCCAGTCGCTGCCCTTTGCCCCCACCCGGCCCAGTCAGGCTCCGGAGTCCAGGGGTGCCCGGGGAGGGGGTCAGCCCCAGTTCCTGTCCCCACGGGGCGGGGCCGGGAAGCTGGGACAATGGCCTCTTTCTTTAGCCCGGGCGGGCGTGGCTGGGGGAACCCCAGGGCgggtgaggggtgaggggtgaTGCTGAGTCACCCAGCCTGGCCAGGCCCCTGCAGGCCACCCCCGGGCCGGCCCCTCCTGGGTCCGCTTGGCCCCATCAGCCGCCTCCGGACTCACTCCTTAGCACTGAATTGCAAACTCCCCCCAGCCTGGCCTCCACCTTCCTCACCAGCCAAGGGGACACGGTGCCCCCTCCTTGCTCCTTCCTCCTCTGGCCTCCGGATTCCCCAGGCTGGGCTGGCCTCAGGGTccttgcactggctgttccctccACCTGGGACGCCCTTCCCCACATCCCCCCACAGCTCCCGGCCTCgcctccttcaggtctcagctcaaacgTCACCACCTCAGTAAGGCCTCCTGCTTAAAACAGCAACATCCAACTCTGTTCCCTGCTCTTTTCCTTTTAGCACTTTCCTCGGATCAGTTTCATAAATGTGTGGCCCGTGGAACATCAGCCCCATGAGGACGGGGGTcttggtttgtcttttcactgcCACGTCCCTAGAACCGGGCCTGGTACACAGCAGGCACTCTATAAATGCAGGCGGAACAGAACAAACTACCCTGGCGCAACTCTAGCAGGCTCCCGGGAGACTGAGAACTGACCCAGCAGCCAGAGCTCCCTGCTCCCCCGGGGGGCAGCAAGGAGGCaggcagcaccccacttcctggAGCAAAAATCAGGCAGCCCCCATCCCCTTCCCTTCCACCTCTCGTCTTCACTGTCTGACAGGTTTTACGTTTTGGGGGTCACCCAGCACTGCACCTGTGCTCTCCCTCACAGGAATGGCAGCTCTGAGGGCAGGGGCTTGGCAGTTTTGTCCTCCACGGGCACAAGGGGGGCCCGAAAACGGACAAGCAATTCCACACCAGGGAACTGTCTACTTCTCCCCAAGGGGCagtgcagggaggggagagggagggttgGGGGGCTGGGGTCCAGGGGTGGCTAGAAGTTGGGGCCACACAGCCCTGGATGCCCCCTTTCCTGCCAAGGCCACACCCCCACTGGCTTGACCCCACCCATACCACCTGGCCCCACCCCCTTGGGCCTAGACCTGCCCGCAGGATGACAGCCTGCCCTTCTCCTGGCTCCACCCACAGCacctggccccgcccccgccaGACAGGCCTCACCCTCACAGCAGTGACACTTTCCTCTCCTGGCCCCACCCACAGCACTTGGCCCCACCCCTGCCAGACTGGCCCCGCCCTCAGCAATTGGCACTTTCCTCCTGGCCCCACCCACAGCACTTGGCCCCGCCCTTGCCAGGCTGGCCCCGCCCTCAGCAATTGGCACTTCTCTCTCCTGGCCCACCCACAGCACTTGGCCCCACCCCTGTCAGACTGGCCCCGCCCTCAGCAATTGGCACTTCTCTCTCCTGGCCCACCCACAGCACTTGGCCCCGCCCTCAGCGACTGGCACTTCCCTCTCCTGGCCCCACCCACAGCACTTGGCCCCACCCCTGTCAGACTGGCCCCGCCCTCAGCAATTGGCACTTCTCTCTCCTGGCCCACCCACAGCACTTGGCCCCGCCCTCAGCGACTGGCACTTCCCTCTCCTGGCCCCGCCCACAGCGCCTGGCCCCGCCCTCCccctccaggccccgcccccgctcACCTGGTGAAGCGGACCTTGCAGATGTTGCACTCGTAGGGCTTCTCGCCCGTGTGCGTGCGGATGTGCCGCGGCAGCTTGCCGGCGCCCTGGATGACCTTCTCGCAGATGGGGCACTTCTGGAAGGCCTTGGCCCGGATCTTCTTCTCCACCTTCTGCGACCAGGCCGGGTAGACCTCGCCGTCGTGGCTGCCGCTGAAGTACTTCAGGTAGTAGTCCATGACGCCCTTGTCGTCCGCCCGCGACTCCTCGTCGCTGTCGCCCGCCGCCGCGCCCGCCCGGCCCACCGACGACATCATCTGCTGCAGCAGCGTGCTGGCCGCCAGCCCGTCCACCTCGGGCCCGTCCCCGTCCCCGTCCTCTGCCGGCCCCGACAGGAAGCCCGGTGAGTCGCCCGGCTCGGGGGCCGCCTCGGGCAGCGAGGACGCCTCCTCCTCGGCCCCGGCCCGGCCGTAGTGGCCGTTCTGCGTGGCAGCGGCGGCCGGCGCCGGGGGCCCGGTGGGCGGCGGGAAGAGGCCCCCAGCCTGGGAGTCCTCGGCACGCTCGGGCCACAGCCCCGGGTTGCTGTCACCCTCGTCCCCGTCGCCTGTGGGCGGCCGCTCGCCCGGGGGGCCTGGCCCGTAGAAGTCCAGGCCGTTGCAGTCGCCGGCGGCCACAGCAGCCACAGCGGCAGCCACGGCCTCCTTGGTGGCGTCCAGGTCGTCGTCAGAGGCACCAAAAGCAGACCACGGgaaggaggcggcggcggcggcggggggcaGGCTGTTGATCGGGTTGCTCTGGAAGAACTCGAGGTACTCTTTGGCCCGCAGGAGGTTGCGCCGATCGAGCTGGTCCACGAGGTCCAGCTGCCCGGCATCGGCCCCGGCGTCGGCTGCCAGGATCTGGCGGTCCAGCAGGTCGGCACACACGTGGCTGACGGCGGGGATCTCCAGCAGGCGGGCGGCGCTGAGGATGTCACTGACGTTGGCCGTGCTGACGGTCAGCGTGGCCGTGTAGGCGAAGTCCATGAGTGCCGTCAGGGCCTCGGCGCTGACGAAGTCGATCTCGTAGACGTTCTGCTGGTCCACCACGGCGCCCGAGGTGAACAGCTTCTTGAAGTACTGGCTGCAGGCGGCCAGCACCGAGCGGTGCGTGGGGAACTCGCGGCCCTCCACCAGGATCACCACGTCGCACAGCAGGCCCTGCGTCCGCTGCTCGTTGAGCCCGCTCAGGATGTCACTGCTGTGGTCAGGGAACGGGATCCCGATGGGGCCGTCCACTCCGCCAGCCATCTTCCGCGCCGAGACCTGCCGGGCCGGAggtgatggggaggggaggaaggtgGGCGTCAGGCGTTGGGGACGCCTGCCCCCCACCTCGGTTTCCCCGGCTGTGCTGGCCCCCTCCCTCCACAGTGGGACGCCGCCTCTGAGATGTCCCtggggcacacagtaggtgctcaataaatgtggcCTGCTCCGAGTTGCTTTCCTTGGTGCATTGGGATGGCACCTTTTCTGGGTGTCTGTGGAGGGCCCGTTTGCAaagcacctactgtatgctgCTCACAGCGGGTCCCCTTTCCAGAAGGCCCCGTCTCCCTGGTGGAGATGAGGGGTCAAGGCTCGGAGATGCGAGCCCACGGTGAGGAAATGCTGGTGCCCAGGCCTCCCAGAGGAGCCAGGGCTCTGGGTCAGCTGGAAGGGGTGCAGTGGGGACCCATGAGCCTGGGGCCAGTGGTGACAGGGTCAGTGTGGGTGGGCCCTGCTTGCCCTGTGGAGCCCCCAGGACACATCTTGGTGCTGGGGACGGATCATTCCGGAAACCAGGCCGCCACTGCCGGCcgctccctctccccacccagctgGCCAGCGCCCCCATAGAGAAGCGGGAACCTGGGGGAGTCTCGGGTCCGAGTGTCCCAGAAGGCCCTGGCactctccaggcctcagtctccccatctgtcaaatgggcAGGGGCCTTGGGGAGAGGCAGGAGCTGGCAGAGGATTGGGGGGGGGGCTCGGTCTGCCAGTCCcgcccccctctccccaccccctcctttttTCCGCCTTCCCCTCGGTGTGACTCATCCACCCACTCGGGTACTTGTGCAACCCTCTGGCTCCCGTCCCCACCCCTGTGCCCCCTCCAGGGGGCCCCGGCAGGCCCTGAGCTACCCCGCACGGCATGTCCTCCTCTGCACCTGGAGCTCGGTCAACGTCCCTGGGGGAGAAGCCCGAGCTTGGCCACTGCACCCCCACTCCCCCCTACACCCGTCACCCCCTGGTCCCCTCCCTGGCCCGGGCACTAACCCGGAGACCTCGCCCTCCGCCTCGGCACCCTGTGGACGCGCGGCTGCTTGGCCAGGGAGGGCGGCTGGGCCCAACGTCCCGACCGGGCTGTCCTGtcccgggggcgggggggggatcCAGGCTGCGGGGCTGACACAGAGGCTTTTGTGCGGCCTGCTCggggactacatttcccaggatGCCTCTGGCGGCAGCgcccccccacctcacccccccaccccactgcctccCGCCCGCCCTCCTTCCCGCTGCACCAGCTGCTCGGCTCCTGCTCGGCTCCCCCCGCTCCTGCTCCGGCCTGCAgtgctggggaggtggggggagctcAGAAGCGGCTGCTGGGAGCGGGGTGGGGGGGTAGAGTGGGGGCAACGACCCCCACCGAGGTGCTGACCCTGGAAGCCCTGGACTCGCCCTTCCAGCAGTTTCCGCCCTCTGCCACCATCTGCCGTCTGGCCTCGAGGGCGAGCGGGCAGACGGGGTGTCGCGGATCAGACAGCCTGGGCCCCTCCttgcctccccacccacccacccaccccacagcGCAGCAGGGAAGCGACCTCTGACCCGGGCCACCAACACCCCAAGATGGCCGCTGGGGCCTTGCCGGACGGCCTCAGGTGAACCAGGCCCCGTTTTAGGTGTTGGAGAAACGGGGGCTCGGGGAGCTGGGGCCGCTGGCCATAAGTCTCCCACCCTGGACCAcccctgggcctctcctggggtctCTAACCCCCTCCCCGCAAAGGGCGAGGCCTGGGGAGGCCCCAGACAAGGAAAGCCCCATGACAGCCTTGCGACTCCCACTTTACAGGCGAGGAAAGCAAAGCCCAGAGAGGGTCAGCACCCCAGCCAAGGACACACAGCACAGCTGGTCCCCCGGAGCCTGCCTCCCCCgtccctccctgccccaggggCCATCGCCGCCTCCCTCGCTCACACTCTGGAAACTTCACACTGGCCCCGCAGACTcctgccccccacaccccctCGCCGGGGACACTGGCCGCCGCCCCCACCCGGTCCTCCCCTCAGAAAACTGCAAACCCCCAAAGGCCGGGGAGGGAGGACAGGGGCCTAGCAACTAGCCTAGGCATTTATTGAGCGCCTGCTGTGTACCTGGCCAGGCTGGGCTATGACAGGAGCAAACTCGGGGCCTCTGCCCACAGTAGGGGCTTCCTAAGGGGCAGCTCGGCTAGGGGACAGGCACCCTCTCCCCCAGGAAGCCCCACACCTACCCTCTCCGCCAGGGTCCCCCACCCCGAGCCCTCGCAGCTCCGCCCCACGCTCGCCTCCGTGGGATTTCCGGGTGCTGACTCGGCGGCACAGGGGCAGGCCCCGGCAGGCCCCTTCTGGGCCGGAGGTGGGGCGCCCTCCTCCCTCCTCGGCCGCTCCCAGGCCCGCCCCGTGGCGCACAGTAGGGACGCAGGAGGCCACCGGATGAAGCAAAGTGCAGAGAACTGGGCCGGAGTGGGCCCACACCCAGCCCCACCCGCCCGGCTGACAGGCACACCCTGCGCTGG
This Choloepus didactylus isolate mChoDid1 chromosome 25 unlocalized genomic scaffold, mChoDid1.pri SUPER_25_unloc1, whole genome shotgun sequence DNA region includes the following protein-coding sequences:
- the ZBTB7A gene encoding zinc finger and BTB domain-containing protein 7A; this encodes MAGGVDGPIGIPFPDHSSDILSGLNEQRTQGLLCDVVILVEGREFPTHRSVLAACSQYFKKLFTSGAVVDQQNVYEIDFVSAEALTALMDFAYTATLTVSTANVSDILSAARLLEIPAVSHVCADLLDRQILAADAGADAGQLDLVDQLDRRNLLRAKEYLEFFQSNPINSLPPAAAAASFPWSAFGASDDDLDATKEAVAAAVAAVAAGDCNGLDFYGPGPPGERPPTGDGDEGDSNPGLWPERAEDSQAGGLFPPPTGPPAPAAAATQNGHYGRAGAEEEASSLPEAAPEPGDSPGFLSGPAEDGDGDGPEVDGLAASTLLQQMMSSVGRAGAAAGDSDEESRADDKGVMDYYLKYFSGSHDGEVYPAWSQKVEKKIRAKAFQKCPICEKVIQGAGKLPRHIRTHTGEKPYECNICKVRFTRQDKLKVHMRKHTGEKPYQCQQCGAAFAHNYDLKNHMRVHTGLRPYQCDSCCKTFVRSDHLHRHLKKDGCNGVPSRRGRKPRVRGGGLGGGGGPEPTPGAPAGPPAGAPDAPRNGQEKHFKDEDEDEAEGRVNVAGGGDGGSGGSATDGNFAPGLA